The following coding sequences are from one Epilithonimonas vandammei window:
- a CDS encoding lanthionine synthetase LanC family protein: protein MNIENKLLDIERAIDQNWNKQPYISDLSLLTGISGIPIFYYMLYHYNNDPKYLNKIDEVLNAIFERLNEGEETIPKTYCLGLAGIAYMLNFLDRSENVKIDLAESLQVLDEILLDTIDYFLSYIDNIEKEFIMEQADFLHGVSGIAHYFLSRDKKETYSEKITALLEKLAEIVEWDYQRAIEVKDIEHITTDMHKTNIGLAHGHISFILLFSKYLELFSHNNRVKQALESSVKTVLLFKNEQADGFCLFPSIAVNKKTARYNIHLGWCYGDQSVSYGLYKAGLILNDENLITISKEIALSTLKRDSLKTALLNEDSCDAGFCHGTISVAYYHKKWYLITGDTRFLELYKKFTQFTLSLSNEEKGLAGYLKNAEAGDKKAALGLLDGIAGIGVFFIDSLLNESSSVKWDSVFLIE, encoded by the coding sequence ATGAATATAGAGAATAAATTATTAGATATCGAAAGGGCAATAGATCAAAATTGGAATAAGCAACCTTACATTTCTGACCTTTCTTTACTTACAGGAATTAGTGGTATTCCTATCTTCTATTATATGTTATATCATTACAACAACGATCCAAAATACTTAAATAAAATAGATGAGGTTCTCAATGCTATTTTTGAACGATTAAATGAGGGTGAAGAAACTATTCCAAAAACTTATTGTCTGGGACTTGCAGGAATAGCTTACATGCTGAATTTTTTAGATAGGTCAGAAAATGTAAAGATTGACCTTGCAGAATCTCTTCAAGTATTGGATGAAATTCTATTAGACACGATCGATTATTTTCTCTCCTATATAGATAACATAGAAAAGGAATTTATAATGGAACAAGCCGACTTTCTCCATGGAGTTTCGGGTATTGCTCATTACTTTCTTTCGAGAGACAAAAAAGAAACCTATTCAGAAAAAATAACGGCCTTACTTGAAAAACTTGCAGAAATAGTAGAATGGGATTATCAAAGAGCAATTGAGGTAAAAGATATAGAACATATTACAACAGATATGCACAAAACAAATATTGGCCTGGCACACGGTCATATTTCATTTATCTTATTGTTTTCGAAGTATTTAGAATTGTTCTCTCATAACAATAGAGTGAAGCAGGCTTTGGAAAGCAGTGTAAAGACAGTTTTATTATTTAAAAATGAACAAGCAGACGGATTTTGTTTATTTCCTAGTATTGCCGTGAACAAAAAGACTGCACGCTATAATATTCATTTAGGTTGGTGCTATGGGGATCAATCAGTCTCTTATGGACTTTACAAAGCTGGACTGATTTTAAATGATGAGAATTTAATTACTATTTCCAAGGAAATAGCACTATCCACATTAAAAAGGGATTCGCTAAAAACAGCATTATTAAATGAAGATAGCTGTGATGCAGGATTTTGTCATGGAACCATATCTGTCGCTTATTATCATAAAAAATGGTATTTAATAACTGGAGATACAAGATTTCTGGAATTATATAAAAAATTTACTCAATTCACATTATCCCTTTCAAATGAAGAGAAAGGATTGGCTGGTTACCTCAAGAATGCAGAAGCTGGAGATAAAAAAGCTGCTTTAGGACTTTTAGATGGAATCGCTGGAATAGGTGTTTTTTTTATCGATAGCTTATTAAATGAAAGTTCTTCAGTAAAATGGGATTCTGTTTTTTTGATAGAGTAA
- a CDS encoding class I lanthipeptide encodes MKQKKLSLNKERVVKLTREQSASINGGKASASSSWNDFTCCWCTKGGDGPSKTLNCDGV; translated from the coding sequence ATGAAGCAAAAAAAATTATCATTAAACAAAGAGAGAGTCGTAAAATTAACAAGAGAGCAGTCCGCATCTATTAACGGAGGTAAAGCTTCTGCAAGTAGTTCTTGGAATGATTTTACTTGTTGTTGGTGTACTAAAGGAGGTGACGGACCTTCGAAAACACTTAATTGTGATGGAGTATAA
- a CDS encoding class I lanthipeptide produces MKQKLKLNKEKVSRLTDLQSASIKGGLQAVSTRHNFTCGLCTGGDGTKDSWNTCAKSVCFACNEV; encoded by the coding sequence ATGAAACAAAAATTAAAATTAAACAAAGAGAAAGTCAGCAGACTGACAGATTTACAATCTGCAAGCATCAAAGGCGGTCTACAAGCTGTAAGTACACGTCACAATTTTACTTGTGGACTTTGTACTGGCGGTGATGGAACAAAAGATTCTTGGAACACATGTGCTAAATCTGTATGCTTTGCATGTAATGAAGTGTAA